The sequence below is a genomic window from Brachybacterium kimchii.
ATGAGAAACCTCCTCCGCTCCCTCGGCGGCCCGTCCGTCCACGGCCTGGTCATCTCCATGGCCCTCATCGTGGTCGGCCTCGTCCTGCTCGTCTGCTCAGGCGCAGATCTGAACACACCAATGCCCATGATCGACTCTGGCGATATGGAGCTGATCCCATGATCAAGCCCGTCAAAGCACTGGCCGCCCTGCTCGTATTGATCGCCCTGATCGTCGGCATCCCCGCCGGACTCCTGGTCTTCTACGGCAACCCCATCCCGGACTCGCTGCCCACCGGTAGCGATGTCACAACCCTGCTGACCAGCTCCGACACCATCGGCTTCTTCATCTTCCTGCTGGTGTGGGCAGGGTGGATCGCCTGGCTCACGTTCGTCCTCTCGGTCATCGTCGAGATCATCGCTCGTGCCCGCCACCTCAGCGCCCCGCAGCTGCCGGGGTTCATGCGAGCACAGCAGGGCGCCGCCGCCCTGCTCATCACCGCCATCGCCGGCGGCATTGGCGCACCCGCGGCCCTGGCGGACACCACCCCCGCGGAGCCTGCGCCCGTGGTGCAGAGCGTGGAGACGGAGGCCCCCGCGATGCCCACCGAGCAGCCCTCCACGGACCATCAGAGCACCAGCCACGACTCCCACGGCTCCAACGACCTCGAGATCACCGTCCGACCTGGAGACACCGTGTGGGATCTCGCCCAGCAGCACCTCGGCAGCGGGCAGCGGTGGAAGGAGATCGTCGACGCCAACGCCGGACGCCCCCAGGCAGATGGGCACACCCTCGAGGCCGGCAAGGCCGACATGCTCGAACCCGGATGGAAACTCACCATCCCCGGTGTGCCCGCCAGCCAGCAGCACGCGGACACCGCCGAGACCATCACCGTGCGCGCCGGTGACTCCCTGTCCTCCCTCGCCCAGGACCACCTCGGCGACTCCGGCCGCTGGAAGGAGATCTACGAGGCCTCAACCAGCATCGAGCAGCCCGGCGGCTATCGCCTCAGCGACCCCAACCAGATCAGTGTCGGCTGGAAGCTTCGCGTTCCCGCCCAGGAGCACGCCGCCACGGCCCACCACGAGGAGAAGGCCGAGAAGTCCGCGTCGCAGACGCGTCAGCAGGCCGACCGCAAGGACGAGGAGCGCGAGACCTCAGCAGACACCGCACCCGTCGCGGCCGACGATGCCGAGCAGGCTGCCGCCGCTAAGGACGCCCCGGCCCAGGAGACGCCGCCGGTGCCCGCTGACTCCGCAGCCCCCGCACAGGACACGACCACAGCCACGGACGAGGAGAACTCCATTTCCGTGCCCTGGGCCGGCGTCGGGGCGATTCTGGCTGCCAGCATCCTCAGTGCGGTCGCCGCGCACCGCCTGCGCACCAGTCGCAAGCGCCGCGCCGGCCGCCGGATCCCCGAAGCCGCCACGGTCGACCTCGACGAGGTCCGCCTGGCACGTATCGAGGAGCCCAACGTACTGGCCTTCGTCGACCGCGCCCTGCGCACTCTGGCTGCCCTCCAGCTACACGCCAACGAGACCCTTCCCGACGTGCGCCTGGCACGCCTGACCGACAAGCACCTCGAGCTCTACGCGGCCGCCGCACACCGCCTCCCCGAGCCCTTCGAGGCCACCGACGACCCCGCCGTGTGGCTGCTGCCGCGCACCGCCAATCTCGCGGACAACGAGACGATCGCCGACATCGTCGCGCCCTACCCGGCGCTGGTCACCATCGGCAACGACCACGAGGACAACCAGATCCTCGTGGATCTCGAGTACCTCGCTGCACTCGGCATCCACGCCGGCGCGAAGACATCCATGCCCGTCATGCGCGCCCTGACGGTCTCCCTGGCCACCTCCCAGTGGGCCGACGACCTCGCCATCACCACCGTCGGCGTCTGCCCCGAGCTCGAGGGCGCGCTCGGCTCCGGCCGCATCAGCTACCGCGAGACCGTCGCCGAGCTCCTCGACGATCTCGAGGCCAAGCTCGCCCGAGACCAGGAAGTGCTCACCGAGCTCGGCCAGGACTCTGCCCAGCACGCCCGGCAGGCACCCGATGCCAGCGACGTGTGGGCACCGGAGATCATCATCATCGGCGCCGACCTCTCCATCACCGAGAAGTCCCGGCTCCAGAAGATCGTCGGCGCCCGTCCCCAGATCGCCGTCGCAGTGATCTCCAGCGACCAGCACACCGACCTCTCCGAGTGGAGGATGCACATCGAGTCCCTCGAGGCCGCGCGCCTTGAGCCCATCGGCCTCGAGCTCTCACCCCAGCACCTCGACGACGAGGACTACGAGCGCGTGCTGCGAGCCCTCACGAACGCTCAGACCACCGAGGCCGCCGGGGCCAAAGACACCGACGAAGACCGTGACGACGAGGCGGACACCCAGCCGCCGCTGCGCCCCCTGCCCATCATCCAGCCCACGGGCAGTGGGATCCTCACCACCCAGCAGCGCGACAGCGAGGTCGAGCAGTCCTCCACCCACCCCCACATCCAGATCCTCGGCCCGGTCGAGATCCTCGGTGCGAAGGGCCCCCTTGAGGAGAAGCGCCTCGCCGAGCTCACCGAGACCGCCGCCTACATCCACCTCTGCCCTGGCAAGGCCGTCACCGACTTCCAGGCCGACCTGTGGCCCAACAAGCGCCCGGGGAAGAATTCACGCCCCGAGCGCGTCTCTCGGCTGCGTCGCTGGCTCGGCGAGACCACCGACGGCACGAAGTACCTCCCGCGCGCCGCCGGCGCCGACGGCGGCTACACCCTCACCGAAGACATCACCTCCGACTGGGCACGCTTCCAGGAGATCGCGCAGCGCCGCACCGACGCCAGCAACGAGGAACTCGCCGAGGCCCTCAAGCTCGTGCGTGGCCGCCCCTTCGAGGACGCCGGCCACACTCGTTACCGGTGGGCGACCCTCCTTCAGTTCCGCATGACCGAGGCCATCCTCGACCTCGCCCACGAGCTCGCGCAGCGCGCTCTGGACGCCGGGGACACCGACACCGCCCTGTGGGCCACCGAGCGCGGCCTGCGCGCCGAGTCGCTCTACGAGCAGCTCTGGCAGGATCGCCTCCGCGCGGCCGCACACGACCCCGAGCTCCACCGCCGCATCACCGGAGAGCTCGAGGCCCAGATCGAAGGTCTCGACGAGGGATACGACCTCGAGCAGAAGACCGAAGACCTCATGTACACCACCCCCACCCCCCACCGAATCGCGATCTGAGGCAACCATGACCACTGCGCGCGTCGCCCGGGATACCAATACGCCGGCTCCGTCCGTCCTCGACGACCAGCCGGGAGAGAACGAACGCACGCTCAAGGGCCGCTTCTACGATCTGAACTTCCTGCTGACCGGTAAGCCGTTGCGTCTCGACGAGCCCGCCTTCGTCGACCTCACCGCTCCCCAGTTCCACGCAAACTATGCGACCACCGAACCGGTCGATCCACCATGGAGCCACCGCGACCACCCCCGACCCGAGGAGAACACCCGATGATCCGACAGCGAGCACTCACCGCCATCGCGGTCGCGACCCTCGCCGCGCTCCCCCTCGCCGCCTGCGACAACTCCGGCGGGGATGAACCCACTGCCTCCACCACGACGCAGGACGCACCCGCCACCGCGGACCCCGCAGACGCCACCCCCCAGGAACGCGTCCAGGCCTACATGGACGCCTCCGACGCCGCGGCCGCGAAGGGCTGGAAGGACTCCGGCTACGCCGACGAGTACCTCGTCCCCGACCTCGCCAAGCAGCAGAAGGCCGACGACGCCAAGCGCGCAGACACAGGAGCGATCATCACCGGCGATCGCAAGGTCACCGACTGGACCGTCACCGATGAGTCCGACACTGCCGCCACGATCGAATTCTGTGAGGACAGCTCTGGGACCAAGGCGACCAAGGACGGGAAGCCCTACAAGATCAACAACCAACTCGGAGAGTACGTTGGCCAGTACAAGCTGACCCGCGACTCGAGCTCGGATCCTTGGATGATCCAGCAGAAGGGCTACTACGAGGAGGGGACCTCATGCGCAAAGCACTTCGCGGACTGAGCGTCGGTACGTCAGCGGCGGCCATCGCCCTTGCCCTATGCAGTCCGGCATTCGCTGAGGGCGGGATTGACGTCGACCGGGGTGGAGATTCGAGCCAGTCCACCGTGACAGTTAAGGCGAGCTCCGGTGGAGGCGGTGGGGGTTCTTCGAGCGGGCATTCCTCGGGCGGCAGGAAGTCCTCCGGCGGGTCTTCGGACAGTAAGAGCAGTAGGAAGCCCCCGACGACGAGCACCAAGAGCGGAGGAACCACCTCCGTGGGCGCCGGCGCTCGGACGAGCGTGGGGAACTACTCGAGCGGCTCGCCGGGCTCGGCGAAGAGCTCAACCCCCGAGGGGATCGTCAACCCGAACGCGTGGCACTCGATTGGCGACAGCGGCTACAACATCCGCGCCGGCAACCCCTTCATTCAGGCCATCAACAAGGCCGGTACCGCTGCCGCGCTGGCCACTGGTAACGACAAGGCGACGGGCGTCGGAGCGGCCAATTTCCTCGGCAATATGCTCGAGACCGGTCAGGACGCGGCCCCACAGGGGCAGACCGCGCCACAGGCGCAGCCGCCTGCCGCGGATGATCCCCCGGCTGATGCGCAGCCCGAGGTCGACCCCGCCGAGCTCGCTCAGCAGGCCGTGACCAAGATGCACCTGAAAGCACCCGAGATCGCCTCGACCCCGAACAACCCCGACACCCTCGGCGCCGTCGGCCTCCCCGTCTGGTTCTGGGTGTCCAACCCGGGCACCACGACCACCGGGCCGGCAGAAGCCACCGCAGAGGCCGGTGACGTTGAGGTCACCGCGACCGCGAAGTTCTCAGGGCTGACCGTGCGCACCGGGGACGGAAAGACGGTCGAGTGCTCCGGCCCGGGCACGGAGTACCCCGGCACCGGGATCCAGGAGTCCCCGGACTGCGGCCACGTCTACGAGCAGATGAGCGACGACCAGCCCGACGGGCTCTACACGGTGGACATCACCGCCCACTGGACTGTGGAGTGGGAGTCCAACGAGGGAGACACCGGGACCATCCCCATCGACCTCGACACCAGCAAGCAGCTGCGCATCGGCCAGTACGAGACCGTCGTCACCGACGTCTCCTGACCATCAGCCCCCTGGCCCCGCTCACCGTCTACCCCCTCCGGGAGCGGGGCCAGGGCCTACGTCGGCCCGCTATCAGACCCGCTCAAGCATTGTGAGTACGTGCCCACAATGATTCTCCAGGCGCTCAGCGGTGCTGGCCACCCACTCCAGATCCTCTCTCGAGAGCGGTGTCTCGGCTTCGGTTTCAGCAGCGGCAGCAGCGAAGGCCGTTGGCATCCACATGGCGAAGATTCGGCACGCTTCCAGCGCCTCCTGCTCATCCACCCTGATCTCCCGCGCGAACTCGACCACGTTCCGGCCTGTGACCTTCGTGATCTGCCGCTCTCCACCGATCGGCATCCCCAGCACACTGGATGCGGGGTACCCGAGCCCGGTCGAGACGTCATAGAGCGGCGTGAGGGCCTCGACCCCGTTGGCGCCGAGGACGATCGAGAAGTTCTTCGCATGCGCGTCCGGGGCAGCGAGCACCCAGTTCGCCAGCACCGCGCTAGCGAACTCCGCGATCGTGTCCTCGGAGGCGCCGCCACCCCTCAGGACCGTGACGACGTCCAGGACCTTCGGGTCGTATTTGTCCGCGGGCAGTGTGGAGGTCGCTTGGCACAGATCCTCTTGGGGGACTCGGCGGAGATTCCCCGCATCGTCACGGACGCGATCAAACCGCTCCACAACGATGGCCGGCTCCTCCCCGAAACGCACGAACCTGGTATCCGCAACCCGTAGGCCGAGGAGCCCCAGCGTGCGGAGGCTGAGGTGCTCGATCAGTGCCTGCGACGGGAAGTCGTCGATTCCCGGCTTGAGGATGTGCGATGTCGGCTGTGCTCCCTCCGCCTGATGCCACACCCCTCCTTCGAGCCGCAGCGCGATCTTCGACTGGGCACCGCCCAGCGACCAGTGCTCCCCCGGCACACCCCAGTCCCGAGATCCTCCTCGTAGTGCTCTCAGACGCGCCGCGATCTCAGCCTCCCCGACCGGCACCAACAGGCCCTCGTCGGATGCGTCGAGCTGAGAGTCATCGAGAAACTGGATCGCTCCGGGGCAATCCGCTCCGATCTTGCTCAACAGCGCGAACTGACTCTCTCCCGACACATCAAACCGCCGAGCCACCGCGTCACGGGCTTCCGCGGTGTCTGGAAGGAGCCCAGCGAGATAGGCCCGGGTGGTACTGGGCTTCACCGCGTGCGGGCCCGGAGGGAAGGCGAGTGACACCCACGGCGCACCCTCAATACGCGGCGACAGCACACGCGTCGCCCCATGGTCGTCCTGGACGAGCTCCCCTACTGTCTGTCCGTCCAGCATCATGTGCAGGATCTTCACGACGGGCCACCTTCGGGACGCGCCCCCGCCTCACCACTGTCAGGCTTCTCGGCCGAAAGGCCGCCGTCGGGCTCGGCGCCTCCCTCCGCGTTGCTACGGCCAGCCGATTCCATGAGGGCCAACAGCGCCGAGCTCGGCCGAGGGACGAGCGGTGAAAGGTCGATCTTGGGCATGAGCGCGGAAACATCGATCTTCGGCAGAACCGCCAGCTTCGGGAGCAAGGACGACCGCTGCATCGTGTCCGCCAGCGCGCGCGCAGCGTCCGTCGTCGGACGGCTCTGCTCGATCGCCCTGCGGGTAATCTCCGCCGTCGTCATCCCCCTGCGCGGAGAAGGGGCTGGCTTCTCGGGGCGACGCTCCTGGTCGGTCACAGTGACCGTCTGATCAAGCGCCGCCAGAACACCGAGCACCTTCGTCAACTCCGCCCGAGGTCGCGCGCCTCTTTCTAAACCGACCACCCACTCGCGCGAGACATCAGCCCGCTCGGCCAGTTCGGCCTGGGTCAACCCCGCAGCCACTCGTGCATCCCGCACGGTCGACCCGAGATCACGAGGAGTGAGCACCCTGCGACTAGACATGAAGTGATCGTACGTCCACATCCGCCGGATGTCGAGGTACGTTCACATCCGGCGGTGAGGCTCAGTCCCCTCGTCGATGTCCTCGCGCGCACGACCAGGGCCTGATCGAGGAGGCCGTCTACGAGGAGGTCTTCACCCGCCGACACGGCCCCATCGATGATTGACCTCACGGCCCGGCCGCGCGAGCGCGCACGCGATACTGGGTGCATCATGACCACCGCCTACGCTCGCGTCGTCCTCGACTACGACACCTCCGACGCCCCCGCCCACCAGCGAGACCTCAGCGACTTCGAGATCGCCACACTCACCGGGGACGGCGAGACGTGGGAGGACGCGCAGGCTGCATGCCCCGTACCGGAGGGCGCGCGGGTCCTGTCGTGGGCCCGGTGGCCGATCTGATCGGTGCCCGCCCTCCCCGCGCGGCTGCCCTCCAAGACGCCTGACCACCCGTTTCAACTCTTTTACATACGGGCCCCCTCGTTTAAACTTGGTGCGTGCCCGCCAACCTTTTCCGCCCCTCGTTCGGTACCTACCCGCATGTGCTGGTCGGCCGCGACGAACTCGTCGACGAGTTCGCTGACACCTTCGACGGCATCCTCGACCCTGCTGGTCTGACGGTCCTCCTGTCTGGGCAGCGCGGGATGGGGAAGACCGTGCTGCTTGACTCCTACCGGCGGGCCGCCGAGGGCGCTGGGTGGCTGGTCATCACGGAGAGTTCCAGTTCCGGGCTCCTCGAGCGCCTCACGCGGGACCACCTCCCGCGCCTGCTCCAAGCACACTCCGACGAGTCTCCAGCGCGTCTCGCATCCGCGAGCGGCACGATCGGCCCTCTCGGCGGTGGTGCCTCCTGGACTGAGCGTTACCCCGCCGAGTCCACGCTCCGCTCACAGATCACCGAGCTCACCGACGCGCTCCGCCCTTCGGGGCGAGGCCTCGTCATCACCGTCGACGAGGTCCAGGCCGCCGACATCGAAGATCTCCGCAAGCTCGGCGAGATCATTCAGTACGGACGCCGGGAGGACCGCCTCCTCGCTTTCGCGGCCGCGGGACTCTCCACCCCCATCGAAGAGCTCCTCGACCATCCCGGGACCACCTTCCTTCGCCGTGCCGAGCATCATCCCGTCGGCCGGGTGAGCCGCGCAGAGGTCAGAGCAGCTCTCGCAGGGACGATCGCGGACAGTGACCGCGAGATCGACGTCCAGGCTCTCGACCTCGCGGCCGATGCCGTTGACGGGTACCCGTTCATGATCCAGCTCGTCGGCTACCACTCCCTCAAGGCGCACAGGGCCAGTGGCCCCATCACCTCGAAGGACGTCACCGAAGGGATCGCCGCTGCGCGCCGGCGCCTCGGCCGCCACATCCACGCCCCAGCCCTGCGCCCACTGTCGAGCGTCGACCGCACCTACCTGCTCGCCATGGCCCAGGACGAGGGACCTTCTCGCACCGCGAAGATCGCCGAACGCATGGGCGTGAACACCACATATGCGGGCCAGTACCGCCGACGACTCATCCGCGACGGCATCATCGAGCCCGCCGGGCATGGATTCGTTCGCTTCACCATCCCCTACACCGCAGAGCACCTGCGCGAGCATGCAGCACACGATGCGCTCGAGGGGCTGTCGAGCAGCGAAGAGTAATTCCGGCGAGGAAGCGGGCTCGGCACACGAGAGCGTGAGCCTGGAGGGCCGCCAGCCCGAGTTGCTCATGGCCCTCAATTCGGCTTCCTCGCCGCGGGCGCGCGCCCCCGCCCACTACATCCACTGGCGGCGTAGATCGGTCCAGGAGCGGGCCGTCCCGTCACGAGTGGCAGGAGTGGAGTCATGCAGAGCAATGCCCGTGACCAGTGGCGGAGGTCCGCCCGTAGGGACCGCCCCGAGGCCGAGGTAGAGGTGAAGGTGGAGGCTCCCCCCAGTGCCACCAGACCTCCCCTCGAGGACGTGACCGCCCGGCTGGTGGCGGATCTGGAGTCAGCTGCCCGTGCCGTCGCGAGCACCGAAGCCGAGGCCGCACGATTGGCGACCGCTTCGC
It includes:
- a CDS encoding HipA domain-containing protein → MKILHMMLDGQTVGELVQDDHGATRVLSPRIEGAPWVSLAFPPGPHAVKPSTTRAYLAGLLPDTAEARDAVARRFDVSGESQFALLSKIGADCPGAIQFLDDSQLDASDEGLLVPVGEAEIAARLRALRGGSRDWGVPGEHWSLGGAQSKIALRLEGGVWHQAEGAQPTSHILKPGIDDFPSQALIEHLSLRTLGLLGLRVADTRFVRFGEEPAIVVERFDRVRDDAGNLRRVPQEDLCQATSTLPADKYDPKVLDVVTVLRGGGASEDTIAEFASAVLANWVLAAPDAHAKNFSIVLGANGVEALTPLYDVSTGLGYPASSVLGMPIGGERQITKVTGRNVVEFAREIRVDEQEALEACRIFAMWMPTAFAAAAAETEAETPLSREDLEWVASTAERLENHCGHVLTMLERV
- a CDS encoding LysM peptidoglycan-binding domain-containing protein — protein: MIKPVKALAALLVLIALIVGIPAGLLVFYGNPIPDSLPTGSDVTTLLTSSDTIGFFIFLLVWAGWIAWLTFVLSVIVEIIARARHLSAPQLPGFMRAQQGAAALLITAIAGGIGAPAALADTTPAEPAPVVQSVETEAPAMPTEQPSTDHQSTSHDSHGSNDLEITVRPGDTVWDLAQQHLGSGQRWKEIVDANAGRPQADGHTLEAGKADMLEPGWKLTIPGVPASQQHADTAETITVRAGDSLSSLAQDHLGDSGRWKEIYEASTSIEQPGGYRLSDPNQISVGWKLRVPAQEHAATAHHEEKAEKSASQTRQQADRKDEERETSADTAPVAADDAEQAAAAKDAPAQETPPVPADSAAPAQDTTTATDEENSISVPWAGVGAILAASILSAVAAHRLRTSRKRRAGRRIPEAATVDLDEVRLARIEEPNVLAFVDRALRTLAALQLHANETLPDVRLARLTDKHLELYAAAAHRLPEPFEATDDPAVWLLPRTANLADNETIADIVAPYPALVTIGNDHEDNQILVDLEYLAALGIHAGAKTSMPVMRALTVSLATSQWADDLAITTVGVCPELEGALGSGRISYRETVAELLDDLEAKLARDQEVLTELGQDSAQHARQAPDASDVWAPEIIIIGADLSITEKSRLQKIVGARPQIAVAVISSDQHTDLSEWRMHIESLEAARLEPIGLELSPQHLDDEDYERVLRALTNAQTTEAAGAKDTDEDRDDEADTQPPLRPLPIIQPTGSGILTTQQRDSEVEQSSTHPHIQILGPVEILGAKGPLEEKRLAELTETAAYIHLCPGKAVTDFQADLWPNKRPGKNSRPERVSRLRRWLGETTDGTKYLPRAAGADGGYTLTEDITSDWARFQEIAQRRTDASNEELAEALKLVRGRPFEDAGHTRYRWATLLQFRMTEAILDLAHELAQRALDAGDTDTALWATERGLRAESLYEQLWQDRLRAAAHDPELHRRITGELEAQIEGLDEGYDLEQKTEDLMYTTPTPHRIAI
- a CDS encoding helix-turn-helix transcriptional regulator, whose translation is MSSRRVLTPRDLGSTVRDARVAAGLTQAELAERADVSREWVVGLERGARPRAELTKVLGVLAALDQTVTVTDQERRPEKPAPSPRRGMTTAEITRRAIEQSRPTTDAARALADTMQRSSLLPKLAVLPKIDVSALMPKIDLSPLVPRPSSALLALMESAGRSNAEGGAEPDGGLSAEKPDSGEAGARPEGGPS
- a CDS encoding ATP-binding protein produces the protein MPANLFRPSFGTYPHVLVGRDELVDEFADTFDGILDPAGLTVLLSGQRGMGKTVLLDSYRRAAEGAGWLVITESSSSGLLERLTRDHLPRLLQAHSDESPARLASASGTIGPLGGGASWTERYPAESTLRSQITELTDALRPSGRGLVITVDEVQAADIEDLRKLGEIIQYGRREDRLLAFAAAGLSTPIEELLDHPGTTFLRRAEHHPVGRVSRAEVRAALAGTIADSDREIDVQALDLAADAVDGYPFMIQLVGYHSLKAHRASGPITSKDVTEGIAAARRRLGRHIHAPALRPLSSVDRTYLLAMAQDEGPSRTAKIAERMGVNTTYAGQYRRRLIRDGIIEPAGHGFVRFTIPYTAEHLREHAAHDALEGLSSSEE